CGAGGGACGTGGCACAGCTCTACTACGCGGTGCGGCATCATCTCTCCGTGCACGGATATGCCATCTACAATGTGCTGAAGGCCCTCAGGGAGGCGGGCATTGCCCCGCAGGACATCACGCTCGCCGGACATTCGGTGGGGGCGAACATCGCCGCCCTGGGCGCACAGCTCTTCGCCAGGGGATCCAAGCAGCTGGTGGGCCAGCTGGTGGCCATCGATCCGGCCACCATGTGCCGCACCACCGATATCCTCGTCAAGCAGGGCGTCGCGGAGCGCGTGGTGGTGCTGCACGGGGAGGGCGATGTCTTTGGGGTGCGTGTGCCCGTGGGGCACATCGACATCTATCCGAATGGCATTGGGTACTTCCCGCGCAGGAAACTGCAGCCCGGCTGCGACTCCAAGATCTGCAGCCACATGTATCCGTTCGTTCTCTTCATGGAGGTAtgttctgtctctctctctctctcgctggggTTCCCTCAATGTCCAACTCTTCtccgctctctttctctggcagGCACTCATCGAGGGCGTCATGATCCCCGCCACCAAATGCGAAAGCTGGGCCAAATTCCGGCAGGGCGACTGCCAGTTCCAGAACACCCTCAACATTGGTCTCATTTACCCTTCGACTGCCAGGGGCCTGTACTTTTGCCTCACGCAACCGAACCCCCCCTTCACCTACATGGAGCACGGGCTGCGCTACAAGACGTCGCCGGCGCGTACCCGAGATCCAGAGAAATCCGCAAAGAGCGGAAAGAAGATTACCAAGGGAACCAAGGGTTAATACCGGTGTGGCAAGGGTTAAGCTTAgctaatttgttttttttttgtttttagtctttagtttttgtttaataGTTAATTTATTAAAGTATTTTGTTAGTAACGAAAACGTTTACTAGTCCGAAAACTGGACatgcccaaaagtatgctgcACTTTTTGGCGCATGCAATGCGACTGGAATTATTGCGGGTGCCCAAAAGTAGGCTTTGAATTTTTCCCGCGTCTTTGCCGCAGCAAAATGGCGCcagcccaaaagtatgctttgctttttttgaAAATGTTCCCCTGCACTGCCAGATGgtgaaaaatgcaattaaattgattaaatcTGCCCTGAAAAACTAGGACATGAAAGGAACAAGGGAAATTCTGGCTCACCACTGGACCAACCAAACTCCCTTTAGttgtccctctctcttccaTGGTGGAATTATTCGCTTTTCTCTTCTAAATGAGTATTACGCTCCCTCGCTCCatcgctctctcactctcttcgCTGATCTAAAGCCGAAACAGCTGATCAAAGCCACATCCAAAAGCCGACTCTCAGAGCGGCACAGAGtttggaagagagagagagcgagtgcgagGAGAGAGTGCATTGTATCTCCCTTTGAAGAGGCAGTGGCTGAGTGGCCCCAAAAggggtttttggttttaccCGAGAAACCCCCCTCTAAAAGCGGACACCCGCCCCTGCCTCTAGACCCACATATACACTCGAAAATTTCAATGGAAGCCGACTGtctgccgctgtctctgccgcatgtctctgcctctgctgcctctgctgccacTACCTGTTGCCAAGCTGTaggaaaaacacaaaaaaagttcAGTTAAGAGCCGCTTGTGGCCAACGGTGGAGCACAGTTTCGTAGCATTTGGCGAGCCGTTTGGTCGGACATCGGAATCGGCATCGTCGGACATCGGACATCGGGGCTAAGCTAAGTCCAAGTCCAGCGTTAAACCCGTCGGACAGACGTCGGACATCGTGTCGCTGTGCGGTGCGCTGTGgtgcggttcggttcggtgGTACGTTTTGTTCAGTTTCTGAGCTGGGGCCCACAGGCGCCCCAAAGCCCCCAAAGCCAATCGCCAGTTGATCGTGCGGAACCCCTTGCGTTGGGAGCCCCCTCCGAGGTCTGTCTTTGGCTCGCAGCACTCCAACacaatagagagagagagagagagagagaaacaaacagaaacactataatatatacatatacgaaaAAACAGACGCTGTTGCcactggctgctgttgcactgcTGTTTTCCGTGTAATCGTCGGATGAAATGCCTCCAAAATGCAAGAACAAAAATCAAACTAAAGTGCAAGTGCAAGAACATCAAATATTACCCAGGGAAGCCCAAAGACACGGTATCtttagctgtatctgtatctgatgTATCtgatgtatctgtatctgctgtatctgtatctcgcGCGTTGATCTGTAGTCGTAAGCACACGCCAGCGCGTGGCCTAGATGGGCGGCTCCACGTAAAGCCGCCGTCTATTCAGagcttatgttttttttttttcgtatatttttgttgtattttttgttgtttttgggtgTCGGCGGCAGCATTTGGCTCAAAGCCAAATTCGAatgcaatttttcaattgaataaAAGGCTAAATGATGCGGCAATTACGAGTAGATACAAGTATatagatacaagatacataTAGTAGAGTGGGATTAGCCATAAATAGCTGTGGAAGATTGTTGTTAATGAAGTAATTGATGCACTTGTGTGAGCCCCAACGGCATGGAATGATAAATGAATGGGGAAACATGGGAAAATCCACGACTAAATTGATTTAAAATCGTTACGGGCATGGAAATATTATAATCCACCAATTAATGTCC
The sequence above is a segment of the Drosophila pseudoobscura strain MV-25-SWS-2005 chromosome X, UCI_Dpse_MV25, whole genome shotgun sequence genome. Coding sequences within it:
- the LOC4814155 gene encoding phospholipase A1 member A, translating into MREAVAMETITSNALKTLLVAVAVLLPSMMALAQENKPKTPASIETIQKHNIQLLTEQLNRGWRAFCDAPVDEGVMSLFQGINPSDAALHVMTVTNRSVELPIKSISQLRDFDISPERKTLIYVNAFHTADSYFSVQEHLSLLQNSRRDLNVIVVDFARDVAQLYYAVRHHLSVHGYAIYNVLKALREAGIAPQDITLAGHSVGANIAALGAQLFARGSKQLVGQLVAIDPATMCRTTDILVKQGVAERVVVLHGEGDVFGVRVPVGHIDIYPNGIGYFPRRKLQPGCDSKICSHMYPFVLFMEALIEGVMIPATKCESWAKFRQGDCQFQNTLNIGLIYPSTARGLYFCLTQPNPPFTYMEHGLRYKTSPARTRDPEKSAKSGKKITKGTKG